The genomic stretch GTGGACTTAGTGATTATTCCACACGATGATTTATCCTCGcccccgtcccacaataagagtcatatttttccatttcgatctgtcccacaataagagccatatttcacttttaccataaattgtaagtaggtctcacattccaccaacttattccatccacattttattataaatcacTATATATAAGTGACACTTATATATTACACTAACTTATTCTACTCATTTTTCTTTCGGAGCATATCACCTACTCTACAATTCTTACTCTACTCCTACTCCacactcacaacaaaataaaataatattattataaatatgagcaATTTTAATAAGTGATGGTGGGTCCACTATTCTTTACGTTTTTTAAAACTCCTACCATAACTAAAaactattaaatttaattaagaaaGATTAATAAATTACTAAAACGTGATTTCAGTTTTCAAGATATGACCGTCTATTTCTAGTATGATAGTATCCGTCccatataattataattaattagtagtagAATATAAGATCTATTTTATTagagataaataatgcatatttttatggaataaataaagtatattaaatattataataggGTGTTATTCCATTAAGATCGTCATTAAAATAAGAATTGAGGACTATGTCAATTCCGCTACTTAATATCAGTTTAttgatttataaatatcattatGGTTTTGTGATATTGAAAATTGGCAATTggtatagtagtattttataattttaattgatatttttctttgttaattgagtcgtttttctattttaggaagttttaaaataataaaaagtaacaatttcttttacttcattctctctccatctctcttattccattattcatttttactttatttactatGCACCTATCAATCTCGTGCGTAAAAGATGTGCCTCAATTAATAAgtaatggagggagtattaatgaAGCAATAAACTGATTAGTTTTAAAATTCTCACTAATTATATTGTGGTTAGCAGTTAATCACAACTCCGTATACTTCTACTATCTCATTCTAAgtgaaacatttttctttttaagatgtgtcatttataaaaagtatcaaattttctaatttttttttggtttcacatctctaattttattttctttcacttTATTCCCAAGCAAGATAGCTAAATACAAAAGAGAATCACAACTAAAAACAAAGGTCACACTAAACATCATAGCACATAAGTAGGACTATTTTTCACAGCTTTAACTCCGCCTTAAATTCCATTGAAACCAtcgaaaatagaaaaagaaaacaacatagGTTTGGAGTGTTTATCAAGGGCTGGTATGCTGCCAGGAGTTGaagcagcaagaagaagaagatttaaCCAGAAAAGCGAGCCATCTCCGGCTGTCTCCACGCGGCGATCGTCTCTCTGCTTATACGTCAGCAGCCACGACTTCCATCTCTGCAGCTCAACGCCTTCCTCGGTAGGATTTGTAGTTTCTACAAAAAAAAGATCAATTAgattttctaattaattttgtcTAGTTTAATTTGTGTAATTTGGTTGATTTGATCATATACAGCAGAGAAGGCAGATAATGTGCGACGAGAGCCGGCTTGCCGCTGAGGCCCGAGAAGCGAAGAAGAGACTCGACTCGAGGCTGTGGACATCGGAAACCACCAGGTCGGGCCAATTTCCTTTTTCCTTccgagtattatttttaattgataaatgaatagtaatttaaagaTCGCGAACTTCATTTTGCATGTCCTGGTCATGGGAAACTAATTTCTTCATCACTCCtccatttttagtttatttaccAAATGACCCTTGAAACTTATTGTAGTAGTCTAGTCAAAGTCAAGTCATCAACTAACCTTGTTTTAGTTAGTTCATTCAATACAATCGGGTACCAAATTATATTGAGATATCAAtgtctaatatcatgaaactttttaaaattttattttttcttacgAATTTTGAACAtgacatataatatcacaaacttacATAGCTGAATTTTTTCTCAACGGTGACAAAATCCGTACTACATTTCATTTCATTGGTGAACAGGGTTAAGAATGGTTCAGAAGTAAAGAAGAGTGAATCGAAGGGGCTGAAATGGTTGAAGCTGAAGTGGAGGTCGTCGTCGTCGTTGGAGGAGGAGTTCGTGGTGTGCTTGGACGAGATCAAGGCTTCGCCGGAAAATCTAATGAAGTTGAGATGTGGGCATAGGTTCCACACTCACTGTTTGTTGCCTTGGCAGAGGCCAATGCACACTGCCCTTGTTGCAGAATGgaaattactactacttcatAATCTACCTTGTATCCAAATTAATGCACAACTTTAATTAAAACTTCTACTTCTATTTCCTTTAGTTTTTAATAGTAATTAGTTATGGTGATTCAGTGCTGGAAATAAAATCTGATTAAAATGTGAGACAAGTTTCCAAGTAAAATTATATCCCCACACCAAATAGTCTATCTCCGCTAGCTACTGcaaaattcattttaattaattggaaCTATGGTTGTTGAGAATGAATAACCACCGAATGAAAACAAGAACAAGTATGTAGAAGAGTAAGTTTGAGAGAGCTTTAACCGAGAGAATCTTATTGATGTGTAATCTCAAGAAGTGTTttacaaaaggaattacacttCTAAATCAAGCTATCTCTATTTATACAATCAACTAACTAAGCAAGTGAATAAGGTCTTCACAAAAGCAGTTGTAACTGCCGTTCATACTTCCAACGGCTAGTAGCTCATACTTCCAACGGCTAGTCCGTAGCTCAACTAACATTTGAACTACTCTTCTTGATTATGTGTTGTGTTCCTTATCCTAAGCTCCCATGCACCTTCACTTGCTATGATCAGCTATTTCttaacaatctccaccttggctaATCAGAGCAATACTCAAAAAAACCACTGCATGCAATCCCACAAGCTCGCAGCAATATTGAAACTTTTCTTTGGTTAGGGGTTTAGTTAGCATATCAGCAGGGTTGTGAGACGTATCAATCTTTATCACTTTGACCCTACCACTTTCTACCTCACCCCTTATGAAGTGCAACCTTACATCAATGTGTTTGCTACGTTCATGAAACATTTGATGCCTCGCAAGACATAAGGCTCCACTGCTGTCACAGTGTACTGCTACACTTCTCTGTTGCACACCAAATTCAGCCACGAGTCCAAGCAGCcatttactctcttttactgCTGAAGTTAAGGAAATGTACTCAGCTTCAGTTGTGGATAAAGCCACCACATTTTGGAGACTTAACTTCCAACATATAGCTGATTCAAACAAGGTGAAAATGTACCCAGTCTGGACCTTCTTGTATCAAGGTTTGCAGCGTAGTCTAAGTCACAGTAGCCCACCAAAGGCTCTTCCTCAGCTCGACCTTGATCAGTAAACATTATGGCTAACTTATCTGCACCTCCCAGATATCTTAAAGTCCATTTCAAAGCACTCCAGTGATGTCTGCCAAAATCTGCCATATATCTGCTCGTTGTGCTTATGGCATGGGCTACATCAggccttgtacatatcatcaagtacattAAACTCCCAACAATATTAGAGTAGGGAACTAGCTacatctctttctttctcttcatCACTTTTGGCTCTCTGATCACTGGACAGTTTGAAATGCATGGCCATTGGTGTTGTTGTGGCCTTCATGTTATGCACTCTGAACTTCTTTAATATCTTTTGAATATAGTCAGTTTGGAACAACCATAACTTCTTCTTGCTTCTATCTCTGACTATATCCATTCCAAGGATCCTCCCTGCGCaaccaagatccttcatctcaaagtCTGATTTTAGTTGTTCTTTCACCTTTCTGACCTCCTTCATGTCTACCCCTaatatcaacatatcatctacatacaaaaGAAGATACACATGTGCTTTATCCTTCTCCTTCTTCACAAATACACAACTGTCATAGAGTGATCTAGAGAAGCCCAGATTTGACGAACTCTCACCAAACTTCAAATACCATTGCCTACTGCTTTGTTTAAGACCATATATGCTTATCTTAAGCATACACACTTTTTGTTCAGAGCCAGGGACCTCAAAGCCTTGTGGATGTGCCATGTATATTGTTTCTTGAAGGTCTCCATTCAGAAAAACTGTCTTAACATCTAATTGCTCCAATTCCCAATCCCTCTTAGCTGCCACTGCCAATAGGACTAGAATGGAGTTATGCTTCACAACTAGAGAGTAGATTTCATTATAGTCTAACCCCTCTTCTTGGTTGAAGCCCTTTGCAACAAATCTAGCTTTGAATCTTACTTTCTGTGAACTTGCTGATTCTATTTTCTTCTTAAACACCAACTTACATCCAATATTTTTCTGAACTCAGCTTTGTCAACCATAATCCATGTTTTGTTGCTTATCAGTGACTCAACCTCTTCTTTCATGGCTTGAATCCACTGATATCTCTCTGGTCCACTGATTGCCTCAGCATAGGAACTAGGCTCAGTAGCCTCTATTTGATCAGCCACATGAAGAGCATAATAGAGCATCTCATAGTCATTGAATCTTGCTGGTGCTCTCACATTGGCTCTTCTTGGCCCGTCCCTTGCTATCTGGTAGTCCTGAGTGTGACTTTGTTGGTGCTGCAGATCATCAGCTCCAACACCCTGGACTCCTTGAACTCCAGCTTGCTCATCGGTGTCTATTCTTTCACTATCAGATGAAGTATCTGCTCCTACTTCAGTTAAAGGAGCATTGAGATCTGTAGACTCTTTATCCTTTTTGTTGTATAGAAAAGGCATGTTGTCTTCAATAAAGACAACATCTCTGCTAATCACCACCTTTTCATTCTCAGGCTCAATGGACCAAAGCCTATAACCTTTTACCCCCTTTTGATAGCCAAGCATAACACATTGTAGAGCTCTAGCACTTAATTTCTCTTGCTTCAAGTGTGCAAAGGCTTTGCATCCAAATGGCTTCAATCTAGAGTAATCTGGCTTTGATCCATACCATCTCTCATCTGGTATTAAGCCTCCTATGCCAGAGGAAGGGCACTTGTTGATCAAGAATGCTGCAGTACTCACTGCTTCGGCCCAGAACTGCTTGCCTGCTCCAGAAGATGACAAGAGGCATCTAACTCTTTCCATCAAGGTGCGGTTCATCCTCTCTGCAACCCCATTCTGCTGGGGGTTTGCAGGCACGATGTTGTGTCTCCTAACACCTCTATCCTTGCAAAATGCATCAAATTCACTTGACAAGTACTCAAAACCATTATCTGTCCTGAGCACTTTAAGGAACATACCTTTCTCATTTTGCATTTCTATACACCAGTTCTTGAAGGTGTTGAAGGCCTCAGACTTTTCTTTCAAGATATATACCCACACCTTTATGGAAAAGTCATCTATTATAAACATGTAGTATCTTCCTCCACCTAGACTCTTGACTGGAGATGGTCCCCAAAAATCTGAATGGATGTAATCAAGAGGTGAGGTTGATTTATGGGTACCTGCTGGAAATGAAagcttcttagcctttccaagcaAACAATCCTCACATGGGCCCATTTTCTCTATGATGCCTTCTTCAATCACTTTCTTTTGGATCATTGCTTTCAAAGTACCTTCAGCAGGATGTCCTAACTTGAGATGTCAGCTCCTCAGATTATCCTTTACAGTGACATGAGATTCACCAACTATGACAGCAGCTTGCAGATAGTAAGGACTGCCAGCTCTTTGTGCCACCATTTTAACATGCTTTCCCTTGCAAATCTTCATCTCTCCTTTTTCAGAAACAAAAGAGCTTCTGTTCCTTTCAAGGGTACCAAGGGATATAAGATTCCTTTTGACCTCTGGGGTGTACCTAACCTCGGAGAGAAGTTTGACAGATCCATCATTCAATCTGAGCTTTATATTTCCAATGCCTTTGATGCTGCAAGCCTTGTTGTTTCCTAGCAAAACTGATCCATTGCATTCAACAAGATCATAGAACCAGTCCAAGTTTGGACTGCAGAATAGCTGGAACGATGTGTGCAAGAAGAGTTGTACCCGACGGTCCCTCAGCCGATCAGGCATCGAAGGGCGGTCATTCGTGACCACGTCGGGGGCTGTAGAACAGCTGATTGCGAACTACTTTGCCTTGGAGCCACGTGGGCGGCATTTTAGAATGCAGCGAGACCTTTTCTTGCACATTGTGAACACGTTGTCGGCGCATTATAGGTACTTCCAGCTGATTCCTGATGCAAGCGGCAGGCCCAGACTATCGTCTCTATAGAAGTGCACGATTGTAATTAGGCAATCGCCTTGTGGAGGAGCTGgggacatgttcgatgagtatcttCGCATAGAAGAAACAACTGGACGCGAgtgtctgaagtatttttgtaaGGGCGTTATCGAGATTTTTGACTCCACATATATGTGGTCACCGACTCGTACCGACTGTCAGTACATGCTTGATTTGCATGGGAGGGTGCACGGCTTTCCTGGAATGCTGGGCAGCATAGACTGCCAGCATTGGTAATGGAAAAACTGTCCGACCGTTTGGAAAAGCCAGTTTAAGAACGGGTACAAAGGCACGCACCCAATGATGATTCTCGAAGCCATTACTGACCATCAGCTATGaatttggcatgcgtactttggtgtagccgggtcgaacaacgacatccaGCATCATATGGGCTACTATTTGGCCGATAGGATATACCCGAGATGGCTGGTATTTTTGAAGACGGTCAGATGTCTAACAAAGCCGAAAAGAGCTTACTTTGCGCAACTACAAGAGGCTGCATGGAATGATGTGAAGCGgtcatttggtgtgcttcaagcGAGATGGGCATTGGTCAAGGGGCCGACGCGTTTGTTCTACCAAGACTGTTTTGCTTATATCTTGTATGTTTGTATCaacatgcataacatgatagtcgcAGATGAAGATGCAGGAGTCACTAATCGGGCCGATGAAGACGCTAGCGGATCAAGCCAGGGTGTGGCCAGCGAGCTTGTACATTAGGGTGTACCGCATGGCGAGTCTCATAGGCTCCGCGCATTTATTACTACCCGCCAGGAACAAGCCCATCTTCGACACCAGAAGATATTTGGGCACGTAACCATTGATGcgcatttgattttttttttttacatttgttTATCATTGTATTTTTTTCCTAAATTTTAATACCGCGAAGATTTTTGTACGTAACTTGATTTTGGTatttcaacaattaaaatgaattatagaGATAGTGATTAGAAATTGAGATAGGCTGAAGATGGGTTGTATGATAAAAGGCTGACGTGAAAGAAGGAAATTGGAGATGGGCTAAAGATGGATTCTCCACTCCTATAAATGGTCTAAGGTTAAGGTTTATATCACAAAATATACAAGAAAGAATGACTTAACATTTCCATCAACTTTTAttcctcttttttttccattttctaaCTGTAACGCGACGAACATGACACAAACACACAATATTTCTAGCTGTTGTATACTTGGACTATTTTAGCAATATTACCCTAGAATTTCATCATAACTATCAAGTTGAATTCCGACAGAGAACGGTAACACTGGTTCTGACCAATAACGTTACTTTGTACACACTTTCCTTCCTTGACaaaacattataaaaaatgatgGATATTTGAGCATAGAAGTGGTTCACAGATAAAACAGGTAACGATTATGAAGTCTTCTTCCTAAACCCCTAACTAGTTCAAGCTCCAATTTTAAGACAAATTGATGTCAACCAAACGCACGGCTTAAGATTTCAGTTGGAGCAGCAGCCGGTTTTTTGGTTAACGGGTTGTCCTCTAATTTGCACGCTTGGAGGTCGAACGTTATTCATCGCTGGTTGACTCGCCATCCTTGAATTAGATACCAGACGAATTTCAGTAGATATAGAAGTGTTTCGATAAATTCATGATTAGCGGAATAATGACATATCATTGCACAGAGCATTTCAAAGTTTTTCGATGATGAAAATGTATACCTGTTCTTGATGGAAGCAGACATAGCCATGAAAGCCTGCTCCACATTAGTAGCATTCTTAGCACTTGTTTCCATGAATGGTATCCCAATTTCGTCAGCAAATGCCTGAAATTGAATAACGGTATTCAGTAAACACTACTCTAACTCATGGGCAGAACAATACAAATATACAATTTTGTATGACTTTTATTTTTGTCTCAAATGGTTTGTATATACACGTTTAATTTGAGCTACCATCATGTCCGGATAAGCGAGTGTGATGCAGATTAAACATTTTACCTGGGCTGTCTCAGTGGAGACAACTTTCTGGGAGGTGAGATCACTCTTGTTTCCAACAAGAAGCTTATTAACATTGTCACTTGCATATCGATCAATTTCATTCAACCATTGCTTCACATTGTTGAAACTCTCTTGATCAGTCACGTCATAAACTACCTGGTAAGTGTGACCATTGCGACACTATTAATTGACTTCACAACGAcactgattaattaattaaacacatGGATCGAACTGCACTAATAGTGCCTGGCACTTACAATGATACCATGAGCACCACGGTAGTAACTGCTAGTAATTGTCCTAAAACGTTCTTGTCCAGCTGTATCCCACTGTCCAGAGGAATAAATGTTAGTCCTTTGAAACTGTTCTTGGAAAAGTAAATACGTGATACACATCCAACGCAGGTTGGTAATCCAGAGTTGAGTTCCAGATACTTACTATTTGCAGCTTAATCGTTTTTCCATCCTGCTCCACTGTGCGTATTTTCTACATCATAAAATAATCCTTGTACATTATTGTGGAAAATATAGAACTACTGTGTTAAGGTGTAATCAAAACAATCACTTACAACAATCACTTACAAAGTCTACACCAATGGTACTAATGTAACTCTCAAGATATGAGTCATCCTGCATAAAAAGACAAGAAGATGAAAAAAGAAAGTTAACATTATCTCCTCTATCCTAAGAGACATTGTAGTGCAACTAGCTAGAAGCAGAAGTAACAGAAAgaaaaactatgaatcaattaCAATGATTACAGTTTAGAAGATATCACTATAGCACAAGTACAAGCACTAAGTTTGCTCATgataaatttgattatttttgaCTTATCATTCAAAAGTTACAACTCATACA from Salvia splendens isolate huo1 chromosome 4, SspV2, whole genome shotgun sequence encodes the following:
- the LOC121800430 gene encoding uncharacterized protein LOC121800430 isoform X1 translates to MLPGVEAARRRRFNQKSEPSPAVSTRRSSLCLYVSSHDFHLCSSTPSSQRRQIMCDESRLAAEAREAKKRLDSRLWTSETTRVKNGSEVKKSESKGLKWLKLKWRSSSSLEEEFVVCLDEIKASPENLMKLRCGHRFHTHCLLPWQRPMHTALVAEWKLLLLHNLPCIQINAQL
- the LOC121800430 gene encoding uncharacterized protein LOC121800430 isoform X2; its protein translation is MLPGVEAARRRRFNQKSEPSPAVSTRRSSLCLYVSSHDFHLCSSTPSSRRQIMCDESRLAAEAREAKKRLDSRLWTSETTRVKNGSEVKKSESKGLKWLKLKWRSSSSLEEEFVVCLDEIKASPENLMKLRCGHRFHTHCLLPWQRPMHTALVAEWKLLLLHNLPCIQINAQL
- the LOC121799933 gene encoding GTP-binding protein YPTM2 → MNPEYDYLFKLLLIGDSGVGKSCLLLRFADDSYLESYISTIGVDFKIRTVEQDGKTIKLQIWDTAGQERFRTITSSYYRGAHGIIVVYDVTDQESFNNVKQWLNEIDRYASDNVNKLLVGNKSDLTSQKVVSTETAQAFADEIGIPFMETSAKNATNVEQAFMAMSASIKNRMASQPAMNNVRPPSVQIRGQPVNQKTGCCSN